From a region of the uncultured Draconibacterium sp. genome:
- a CDS encoding dihydrolipoamide acetyltransferase family protein — protein sequence MASFNIVMPKLGESIQEGTITKWFVKEGDTIEEDDMLFEVATDKVDSEIPSPVDGVITKINYPEDSLVAVGEVLAVVSLDGEVDEPEAEQAETKEEATKTDDAPAKEETTDASVDDSRKLSNRFYSPLVKTIAKEENVSFDELESIEGSGVGGRVQKKDILAYLESRESSNAQPEAKKESKPAAPAIEKKVAPPVSVGAGDTVVEMDRVRKLIADHMVMSKQVSPHVTSVVEADVTDLVIWRNKNKESFQKKYGDKITFMPIFTEAVAAALAEFPMVNSSVDGDKIILKKDVNVGIAVAKPDGNLIVPVIRNAEQRNLVGLTKELNRLADAARNNKLDPSEIQGGTFTITNFGSFGNIIGTPIINQPQVAILATGIIEKKPAVLETPSGDVIAIRHKMYLSLSYDHRIVDGALGGAFLRRIADHLEQFDINRAI from the coding sequence ATGGCAAGTTTTAATATCGTTATGCCTAAACTGGGCGAAAGTATCCAGGAAGGCACCATTACTAAATGGTTCGTAAAAGAGGGAGACACTATTGAAGAGGACGATATGCTCTTCGAAGTTGCTACTGATAAAGTAGATTCAGAGATCCCGTCGCCAGTAGATGGCGTAATCACAAAAATTAATTATCCGGAAGATAGTCTGGTTGCAGTTGGCGAAGTTCTGGCTGTTGTAAGTCTTGATGGTGAGGTTGATGAACCCGAAGCGGAACAGGCTGAAACCAAAGAGGAAGCTACAAAAACAGATGACGCACCTGCTAAAGAAGAAACAACTGATGCTTCGGTTGATGATAGCAGAAAACTTTCAAACCGATTCTATTCTCCTTTGGTAAAGACCATTGCTAAAGAAGAAAATGTTTCGTTTGACGAATTGGAAAGCATTGAAGGATCGGGCGTAGGAGGCCGCGTTCAGAAGAAAGACATTTTGGCTTACCTGGAAAGCAGAGAAAGCTCTAATGCTCAACCCGAAGCTAAAAAAGAAAGCAAACCTGCAGCACCGGCAATTGAGAAGAAAGTTGCACCTCCAGTTTCAGTAGGAGCCGGCGATACCGTTGTTGAAATGGATCGTGTTCGAAAACTTATCGCCGACCACATGGTGATGTCAAAACAGGTTTCACCTCACGTAACTTCAGTGGTTGAAGCAGATGTTACCGACCTTGTAATCTGGAGAAACAAAAACAAAGAGTCATTTCAGAAGAAATATGGTGATAAAATTACGTTTATGCCCATATTTACTGAGGCAGTGGCTGCTGCTTTGGCCGAATTCCCAATGGTTAATTCATCAGTTGATGGCGATAAAATCATCCTGAAAAAAGATGTAAACGTTGGAATCGCCGTTGCAAAACCCGATGGAAACCTAATTGTTCCGGTTATTAGAAATGCTGAACAGCGCAACCTGGTTGGTTTAACAAAAGAGCTGAACCGATTGGCTGATGCAGCACGTAATAATAAACTCGATCCATCCGAAATTCAGGGAGGAACATTTACCATTACCAATTTCGGTTCATTCGGAAATATTATCGGAACACCAATTATCAACCAACCGCAAGTTGCTATTCTGGCAACAGGAATTATTGAAAAGAAACCAGCTGTTTTGGAAACACCAAGCGGCGATGTAATTGCAATCCGTCACAAAATGTACCTGTCGTTATCTTACGATCACCGTATTGTAGATGGTGCACTGGGAGGAGCTTTCCTGCGTCGCATTGCTGATCACCTGGAACAATTTGATATAAACCGCGCAATATAA